The following DNA comes from Capsicum annuum cultivar UCD-10X-F1 unplaced genomic scaffold, UCD10Xv1.1 ctg70080, whole genome shotgun sequence.
CTTTTGCAATAgcaataaattttgagaaaatgtgcTCAGTTTCTACCTTGAACTATACACAAAATTGCTACACGTccaaactttaggagggtcctattacgccctagactaattaaaaccgtatttttggcaattttagtgcctacgtggtacatcagtgaatcaacacactgaaggttCATGTAGGCACTAAGGCTgcaaaaaatatggttttaattagttcagggtaATAGAACCCTCCTAAAAGTTTGAGTGTGTCTCAaaaatttcgtgtatagtttagggTAGAAACAAAGCATTTTCCCATAAATTTTAATGATCAGAAGCTTATTTCCGGATACACATACGTCGATAAAATCAGATAGGAAGTAGGATGGCATGACTTTGACAGGCTTAAAAAAGGAGAAACGCATCAATTCTCTTAGCTTCTCAGGTGTCTGTGGCAATAAAATGCTAGTAGCTTCGTCGAGATCAGAGACTTGAAACAAGCCATCTTTCATATCCTTCTCCTCTAAGCAAACGCCTGCGCAACACAACACCAACCTCTCCACGGTCTCTGGGTATTGAGCTGCAACACTATAACCAACAAATCCCCCATAACTGATCCCAACAAGACTCGTCCTAAGTACACCATGCACCTCCATCAACTTCTTCACACATCTTGCCTGAAAAATACACCATGCACCGCAAAATCAACCTAACATGTCCaatttgttgggttcgaaattgcgAGGGCGTCATGCGACTAtttgagacgataaataagatgacaaaaaacataaaactattgatATGATCAGGGGTGGATCTACGATTTCAAACTTGTGGGTTCCCAAAAAGGAGCCCCACAGGAGCTCAAACTCA
Coding sequences within:
- the LOC124894121 gene encoding uncharacterized protein Mb2734-like, which codes for MAKCLSFTASRDRFYRYFFSFSGLRSVTTDLEDDTTMHCWIPKVHEPTKPNLFLIHGFGANAMWQYSDLLRHFTPYFNVYLPDLLFFGASATKCPERTESFQARCVKKLMEVHGVLRTSLVGISYGGFVGYSVAAQYPETVERLVLCCAGVCLEEKDMKDGLFQVSDLDEATSILLPQTPEKLRELMRFSFFKPVKVMPSYFLSDFIDVCVSGNKLLIIKIYGKMLCFYPKLYTKFLRHTQTFRRVLLP